In Shewanella sp. GD04112, the sequence CTAGCAACTTCGACCGCTTAGAAAAAGCCGCCGTTGATGCATTCAAACTCGGTTTTGAAGTCAACGACGCCGAAGAGATGGAGCTGGAAGATGGCTCAGTGATTTTCTGTTTTGATGCTATTGCTTACCACAAGCTGGAAGTGGCTTTACTGGACAAAGCGACCGAGCAGTTACTGCAACTCGCGGCTAAACAGAAAGTGGATTACGACGGTTGGGGCACTTACTTCGTTGGTGACGATATCGACGACGAAGAAGGTGACGACGAAGAAGATGACGGTTTCCCGCACTAATTCGCGACCATTGAGATTTCAGTAACAAAAAGCCCATCATCGATGGGCTTTTTGGTTTTAGTAACCACTAGTTTGTGCGGTGTGCAGGACGCTACAGTTACGTCCCTTTTGCTTGGCTTCGTATAAGGCTTTGTCTGAGCATGAAATCCAGCCAGAGCTGCTGGTAATATGTTTGCCAATTTCACACACGCCTAGGCTTACTGTGACTTTTATCTTCAGCCCTTCGTACACTATGGTGGAGTCGGCAATTCTTTCCCGCAAACGCTCGGTAAAGTTGAGGGCATCGGCGCCACAGGTATTGGGCATGACCACCGCAAACTCCTCACCACCATAACGGCCGACACAATCGGTCTCCCGTAATGAATGGCTTAGGATATGGGCGATATGCTGAATCACCTTATCACCCGCGACATGGCCGTAGGTATCGTTGATTCTTTTGAAATGGTCTATGTCTATCATGACCAAGCTCGACATCCCCGAATAACGGGCGTGGAGGTCAAACTCATGCTCTAAACATTGTTGCCAATGGCGGCGATTGTGGAGCTGTGTCAGGCCATCGGTCTGGCTGAGGCGTTCTAACTGCTCGTTGACGGCCTTGAGCTGTAGCTTGTTGACGGCGATATCGGTGACATCATAAATAATCACGCTGATATGGGTGATTTTTCCGGTTAGTGAGGCCAGAGGCAACAGCGTCACGTTCTGGTACATAAAATCGGCCCGTCCGGTAATGGGGCGGTAGTTTTTAAACTGAAACACGTAGGGTCTTTGTTCCCAGCTGATAAAGGCTCGATTTTTCAGCATAAAAACCGATTCCATCTTTTGCTTTAACCAAGTCGCTGGTAGCTCAGGAAAACGGGTGAACAGGTTTTGCCCTTTAATCGAATTAGGGGATACGCCGCTATGGTTTTCCATAAAGCCGTTCCACAGTTGGATATTATAATCGCGATCTAATACCACTAGACCCACTTCGATGGTTTGCACCATATCGATAAGCCAATGGAGTTCGTTCATTGCGCTTTGATCGTTTGACATAAGGTAAAATCCAACTGATTAATCGAGTAAATAACCGAGCTTATAACTGAGCGTCGGAATAGAGTCTTCGGTAAATAGCAGTAACAAATCGCATTGAACATTATGGTTTTCAATACGATAGTTAATCTCCATTGCTAAGGTTCTGTGCCATTTTTCCGAGTTATCATGGATAAGATCATTCACCGTACAGTGGCGGCCTAGCACTACAGGGTGAGCTTGGCTGAACTTCATGTCGAGCTGCTCTGAGATCCCGTTTAGGAAGGCGCCAATCAATACGTTGCCGGTGTCAATCAACACTTCAATCTCGGTGCTAATGTCCTCTGGATTGGCTAGCCCCATGAGTTTTGCCATGTCTTGAAAGCTCGAATCGTGGAATAGCAGCAGGGCTTCACCCGCTACGCCCGCACCAATAAATCCTTGGCAGAGGGCTGATACCGTTGAGCTTTCTTCCGTCGCTTTGAGCGCCATCGTCAGCTCACTGACTTCGAGCACGTTCACGTTTGGAATTGGTAAGAGGACAAAAACATCGAGAAGTTTGGCTAACAGATCGGCGGCGCGCCCCATGGCGACGTTGGCGATCTCTTGGCAGGCGTCACGCATATCGACTTTGATCATCGGCGTTTCTTCCGCCTGATCTTTCTGCGTTAGGGTGAGGATGCCGTATTCCTGCAGGATATTACTGATGGCGTCGGCACTGACGGGCTTTTGAATAAAATCCAATGCCCCTAAGGCTTTCACTCTTTCATGGGCTTTGATCTGAATATCACCCGAGACCACAATAATCAGCGCGGGAAGATCGTTTTGCTGCACGGTTTGCAGCACTTCATAACCATCCATGACTGGCATATTAAGGTCGAGGAAGACAACTTCGCCTTTACCTGCGCGAATGACATCTAAACCTTCGGCGCCATTGGTAGCGTAGGTGATCTCGACATCCCATTCTTTCGGTAGGGTGCGAGCCATTTGTTTGCGCGCCATGGCGGAGTCGTCACAGATGAGTACAGAGATTGTCATGCTGACTACTGATCCTTAATTGCCCATTTATTGAAGATAACACTAATTCTAAATCTTTGAATGACGAATTAAGCTCTTCGGGCAAGTTTGATTTATAACATCTATATGTAACCTATAGATTTTATTTGCTAATTCAATTTATTTATCTCTCGAGCGCGAGGCGCTGGCAGTAAAAAGCCTTGGAGAATTAAATCAAATTTCGCGAATTTGTCGTAAGCAGGGCATCGATTTTTGCGAATAGCTCGATGCTCAATCCTGCAATAGGCTGTTTCCCCACGGGACCCATCTCGACACGATTATGCAAATTTGTGGGTAAGCAGCGCCGTTGGTGATGCAACCGATGTTCAGAGAAGATGACTCGTTAAAACGACAAGTTGCACCCATGGTTGAACATAAGGGGTTAATACTTTTGAGGTTCTCATGCTTCAGCGCAAGCCTAGCATACTCACCCAGTAAAACTTAATGACAGTCGACAGTATTTTGACGGATGTCAAAATTTAGGCTTATGTTACATCCTTTGGTGAATTATTCCAAACGTGTTAACATTCGTTCTGGCCTGACCAGTAACGGAATATTTCATGAGTGAGCCTTGTGTGCAAGTAACGATTGAGAATGGCATTGCATATGTCCAGCTCAATCGACCAGAAAAATATAATGCAATTAATTATTTAATGTTTAGCCAGTTGGATAGAGCGATCAAACGTATTAAATCAAATTTGCAGATTCGACTGGTTATTTTATCTGGAGCTGGAGGCCATTTTAGCTCGGGGCTGGACGTAAAGAGCGTGATGTCGGCACCGATGCAAGCATTCAAATTGCTGTTTAAATGGCTGCCTGGCAATGCCAACTTAGCGCAGAGAGTCTCCCTTGGGTGGCAAGGTTTACCCGTGCCGGTCATCGCGGTGTTAGAAGGCTGCTGCTATGGCGGTGGCATGCAAATCGCCTTAGGTGCTGATTTTAGAATAGCGAGCCCAGACAGCAAGTTATCTATTATGGAAGCCAAATGGGGACTCGTGCCGGACATGGCAGGCTTAGTGGCGCTGAGGCAAATAATGCCCAAGGATCAGGCAATGTTACTCAGCCTTACGGCCAAAGTGTTGTCGGGCGAAGAGGCGAGTCGCTTAGGGTTAGTGACTCAGCTAAGTGATCATCCGATGTTAAGCGCGCAGCAATTGGCTCAGGAGCTTCTCAACACCTCCCCCGATGCCGCAGCGGCGATCAAGTTGAGCATCAATCGTAGCTGGACGGCTTCGATTCGTGCACTTCTTTGCCGTGAGTCGTGGAGCCAAGTGAGACTGTTACTCGGCAAAAATCGCGCGATTGCAGCGACGCGTCAGCTAAAGGATCCCAACAAAGCCTATCAAGATCGCCAATCGGGTTGGTAGCAGCGTAACTCTATTTCGATAACGCCCCATAACGGATTACTTAAGCTTTAGAAAGGCTTGCACCTCAATTGGCGCCGCTCATACGGGCGGCGAATCCCCTTATGGCGCTCAAACAGTTCTGCCATGCACTCTCGTTATCCAGATTTAATGCCAATGTCGTTTGCCGATAATTCGGCGCCTCTAACGTCACGGCGAGGCTTTTGCGTTGCTCCGCCGTTTCTAACGATGCGGGGTGACCATCGGGCGATTGAATATCGAGTATTGGCATAGTGAGCTTGGCCAGTTTTTCGGCAAGGGCTTGGTTACGCGCCTCATCTTCGCTGTAGGGGTTGATGACGATTAATACATCGGGATCGGCAATTTTCTTTTGGCTTAATAGACTTATCAATAATCCCGCACTTTGATCGGCGGTGATCAGCACCCGTTTACCGGGAAAGTCGGTGCCTACGCTGTCGAGCTGAGACATGCTTTTGACTAAAAAGTCTTCCTGTTCAAGCAAATGCTTATTGCTCTGCTCGGGTTTCACTTTTTGGCTCGGTTTATTCGAAGGACTGCTTAACTGCGCCGCCCCTGCGGAGGTCACTTCGGTCGCCGGAGTGGCGAAGTTGGGGGCGGGCGGCTCTGTGGGCGGGGTAAGGCTTAAACTGGCCCAGCCAGCAGCATTAATATTACGTCTGACAAAAGCCATTAATCCGGGCGCATCGGCAGTGCCATTGGTGGCGGGTAAGATAATCGCGGCGCCGAGTTTTTTGCGGCCTTCCCATGAACGAACTAAGAGTTCGAGCGGTTGATCATCTATGGTGATCTGCTTGATTTCACTCGCGGGTAAATAACTGCTCGCTCTTTTCGCCGCAGCTTGCCCATTGGGCGTTTTGCTAGCTTGGTTCGTCTCGGCGTTTTGGGGAGTTGTCTCTGGCGCCTGAGCATTAGATTCTGGCGCCAGCGGGCTGGATTCTGGTGCAGATTCAGGAGCCTGAGTACTTGTTTCTGGCACCTGAGTATTGGGGGCTGGCGCTTGAGTGCTGGGATCGGCGGCGAGTAAGCTCGCACTGGCGAGAGCTAAGGCTAGGCTCAATACCGAGGGGATAATACGCGCCATAGAATTGATAACCACCTGTGTAGTCTCATAAATTCAATTAGCTAGAGTATAACCTGAAGCGGCGTTGCAGAAGCAATTTTTGCTTGAGCTCGTGACGGCGACCGCGCACAGCAGTGCCTAGGCCCAGCCTACAGCCATACTTATCGTGAAGAGAAAATAAAAACGCCCAGCATTTGCTGGGCGTTTGCATATTCGCTTAAGCGAGCCTAAGGAGACTCTTGCTTACCGTTATTACGGATTAGACATGGCTAACCAGTACCATACGAATCGCGTCGAGCTGTAGCTGACTCGCGTCGAGGTAAGTGCTCAGTTCCTGCATTTGATTACGCAAGTATTCCAACTCTTCCTCACGGATATTTGGGTTAACCGCTTTCAAGGATTCTAAACGGTCCAATTCGCCCGTCAGTTGGCTGGTCATTTTCTCACGCGCCTGCGCCACTAACTCGTTCACTGCGGCTTGGGCATATTCTTCACCCTTAGCAAATAATGGATGCAGAATCGGTTGTGATGCTGTGACTAACTTGCTGCCAATATGGCGGTTAACCGCGCTTAACTGTTTGTCAAAGCTGGTGTAATCCACCTTAGCAGATAAATCGTTGCCGTTTTTATCCAGCAGTACGCGGATAGGCGTTGGTGGCAGATAACGATATAACTGGCTCGATTTAGGCGCCGAAGCATCCGCCATATAAATCAGTTCTAAGAACAGGGTGCCTGCGGGTAAGGCTTTGTTTTTCAAAATCGCGACGCTCGTCGTGCCTGTGTCAGAGCCAGTGATCAGATCTAAGCCTGTTTGCACTAACGGGTGCTCTTGGGTGATCAGGGCGATATCGTCACGGGAGAGCGCAGTATCACGGTCAAAGGTGACCGTCACGCCATCCTCGTGCAGTCCCGGATAGGTTGGGAACATCATGTGTTCGCTTGGACGCAGGATGATAGAGTTCTCACCTTTATCTTCTTGATCGACACCGATAATGTCCCACAAGCGGATCACCGAACCAATCAGTTTAGTGTCCTGATCGCTTTGGGCTAAACGCTCGACAATCGCCTTGGCCTTATCGCCACCGTGGGAGTTGATTTCCAGCAGCTTATCGCGGCCTTGCTCCATAGCGTGTTTCAGTTCTTTGTAACGGCTTTGAGTGTGGTTGAGCAGATTGGTTAGCTCATCTTCATCCCCGCCGACGAGAACATTCAACAGATCTTCGGCAAATTCACTGTACAGCACATGGCCACTTGGACAGGTGAGCTCGAAGGCATTCAGACCTTGGTGATACCAGTTGAGCAGACGCTCCTGCGCCGTATCTTGCAGATAAGGCAGGTGAATTTGGATATCGTTCTTTTGACCGATACGGTCTAAACGGCCGATACGTTGCTCTAATAAATCTGGGTTCAATGGCAGATCGAACAGCACTAAGTGGCTGGCAAACTGGAAGTTGCGACCCTCGGAGCCGATTTCAGAACAGATCAGCGCTTGGGCGCCGCCTTCTTCTTGGGCGAAGTAGGCTCCCGCCTTGTCGCGCTCGATGATCGACATGCCTTCGTGGAATACGGTAGCTTGAATGCCTTCACGGGTACGCAGGGCTTCTTCTAAGCTCAGGGCGGTATCGGCGCCACTGGCGATGATCAACACTTTCTTGCTGCGGTGCGACTTTAAAAACTCGATTAACCAATCCACGCGAGGATCGAACTTCCACCAACTGGCGCTGTTGTCTTCAAATTCTTGGTAGAGTTTTTCAGGGCTTAGGGCTTGTGCCGCTTTCGCTTCTAAGGTCTTACGACCACCCATCATCTCATTCACGCGGGCAGCGGTAAGATACTGCTCAGGCATTGCATGGGGATAGGCGTTGAAAATACGTTTCGGGAAGCCTTTTACCGAGGCGCGGCTGTTGCGATAAAGCACGCGACCTGTACCGTGGCGGTCGAGCAACTCTTGCAGCAGTTCGCTGCGGGCCGCTTGTTGCAGTTCGTTATCAATATCTTCGGCTTGAATTAACCGAATGCTCGGCGCTATGTCTTTCTCGCTGAGTAATTCGGTGAGGCTGTTGATGGCGGCATCGGATAATTTTGCGTCGCCCGCTAAGGCTTCGGCGGCAACGGCGACATCTTTGTAGCTGTTTTCTTCGACGAGGAAGGCATCGTAGTCGTAGAAACGATCCGGGTCGAGTAGGCGCAGGCGCGCAAAGTGGCTCTCATGGCCGAGTTGATCCGGTGTTGCCGTTAACAACAATACGCCAGGCACTACTTCGCTTAATGCTTCAACCACTTGGTAGGCACGGCTCGGGGCTTCTTCGGTCCACTCTAAGTGGTGAGCCTCGTCGACGACCAGCAGATCCCAGTCGGCATCGAGTGCTTGGTCGAGACGTTTCTTTTTACGCAGTAATTCGAGGGAACAAATCACTAACTGCTCGGTGTAGAAAGGATTGTCATGGTCGGCAAAGGCCTCGACACAACGGTCTTCATCAAATACCGAGAAGCGCAGGTTAAAGCGGCGCAGCATCTCTACTAACCACTGGTGGCGCAGGGTATCCGGCACAATAATCAGCACCCGCTCGGCGCGGCCAGTGAGCAGTTGTTGATGGATAATCAGACCCGCTTCGATGGTTTTACCTAAACCTACTTCGTCGGCCAGCAATACACGCGGCGCATAACGGCGACCCACTTCATGGGCAATCCACATCTGGTGGGGGATAAGGCCGACGCGTGGACCTTGTAAGCCGAGTAAATCTGAGGTCGCCAGTTGATGACGCAGTAACTGGCATTGATAACGAATACCGAAACGGTCTAGGCGGTCAATCTGACCAGCAAACAGGCGATCCTGCGGTTTGTTAAAGCGAATGTTGTGGTTTAACAGGGTCTCACGCAGGCTGGTTTTATCACCTGTTTCGCTGTGGATTCCGTGGTAGACGACGAGGCCGTCTTTTTCGGTGAGTTCTTCAACCGAGAGGCTCCAGCCTTCATGGCTTTCAACCGTATCGCCAGGGTTGTATATGACACGGGTCAGGGGGGCTTCGTTGCGCGAGAACATACGGTTCTCACCAGTCGCAGGGAATAACACTGTGACCATACGGCCTTCAACTTGTACGACTGTTCCTAAACCAAGCTCTGACTCGGTATCACTTATCCAACGTTGTCCTAAGGCAAACGGCATCTTAAATTCTCATCTCTGGGCGGACTCTAACAAAGGGCGCGTATGTTATATCAATACTAGGGATATTTGAATCGCCCTCTCACCCGTTAGAGCCTAATTCCCCACACACTAGATTACAAATTGAACAGTGAAGAAAATTCTCTGTAGTCGTACGATGATTTGTCATGCTACTGTCATATCGAGGGACCTACACTGCCCTCGAGTCACCGACTTAAACACAGGTTCGTTCGGTTGGCATTCAGAGAGAATGGTGCCAATATTAGTTTAAGCCGCTAGCCGTCTTTATTAAGTAGAGGCTTGAACTTTAAGATCATTCTTTACTTCGCCAACTGACATAGGAGCCATATCCACTCACCGGGAAAGAGATGTAGCATAAAAACAATCGAGCACTCTGGAGGCGCCATGGAACAAGACGACAGAAAGTTGTTTGTACTGGATACCAATGTGTTACTACATGAACCTTTGGCGATCTATTCGTTTAAAGAGCACGATGTGGTCATTCCGATGACAGTGCTAGAAGAGCTAGACCAGATTAAAGATCGAAAGAGTGATGTGAGTCGGGATGCTAGGGTTGCCATACGGGCGCTGGAAGATACCCTAGGCGGTGATACAACACCGGAACAAATCATTAATGGTGTCCCTTTACCGAGTCGAGAAGGGCATGCCGATGCGATAGGGGCGCTGTCTATTTTCCCTGACCATCTTGTCGATTTTACCCTAGGCGCCCTGCCGGGGGATGGCAACGATAACCGCATTATCAATACCGCTCTGCACCTGCAAAACCTCCACCATCCACGTACCGTTGTGTTAGTGACCAAAGATATCAATATGCGTCTTAAGGCCAAGGGCGCGGGCATTCAATTGGTTGAGGATTATCGAACCGACCAGCTGATCGATGATATTCGTTTCCTCAGCAAGGGCTTTTATCAATTCGAAGGGAATTTTTGGGAGCATTTAAACAAGGTATCCACCGAGCGCCATGGTCGACATACGATTCACGAAGTCCCCCTGAAAGATTTAGACAACGAACCCTTCTACATAAACCAGTATCTGATTGATACCGAATCTGATTTTTGTGGTCGTGTCACCGAGCGTAGCGATACCCATCTGCATATTTTAGATCTGGGCCGCGAACGCTTAAAAAACCTCGAGGCGTGGGGCGTTAAACCTAAGAATGTTTACCAAGGGATG encodes:
- the rapA gene encoding RNA polymerase-associated protein RapA, which encodes MPFALGQRWISDTESELGLGTVVQVEGRMVTVLFPATGENRMFSRNEAPLTRVIYNPGDTVESHEGWSLSVEELTEKDGLVVYHGIHSETGDKTSLRETLLNHNIRFNKPQDRLFAGQIDRLDRFGIRYQCQLLRHQLATSDLLGLQGPRVGLIPHQMWIAHEVGRRYAPRVLLADEVGLGKTIEAGLIIHQQLLTGRAERVLIIVPDTLRHQWLVEMLRRFNLRFSVFDEDRCVEAFADHDNPFYTEQLVICSLELLRKKKRLDQALDADWDLLVVDEAHHLEWTEEAPSRAYQVVEALSEVVPGVLLLTATPDQLGHESHFARLRLLDPDRFYDYDAFLVEENSYKDVAVAAEALAGDAKLSDAAINSLTELLSEKDIAPSIRLIQAEDIDNELQQAARSELLQELLDRHGTGRVLYRNSRASVKGFPKRIFNAYPHAMPEQYLTAARVNEMMGGRKTLEAKAAQALSPEKLYQEFEDNSASWWKFDPRVDWLIEFLKSHRSKKVLIIASGADTALSLEEALRTREGIQATVFHEGMSIIERDKAGAYFAQEEGGAQALICSEIGSEGRNFQFASHLVLFDLPLNPDLLEQRIGRLDRIGQKNDIQIHLPYLQDTAQERLLNWYHQGLNAFELTCPSGHVLYSEFAEDLLNVLVGGDEDELTNLLNHTQSRYKELKHAMEQGRDKLLEINSHGGDKAKAIVERLAQSDQDTKLIGSVIRLWDIIGVDQEDKGENSIILRPSEHMMFPTYPGLHEDGVTVTFDRDTALSRDDIALITQEHPLVQTGLDLITGSDTGTTSVAILKNKALPAGTLFLELIYMADASAPKSSQLYRYLPPTPIRVLLDKNGNDLSAKVDYTSFDKQLSAVNRHIGSKLVTASQPILHPLFAKGEEYAQAAVNELVAQAREKMTSQLTGELDRLESLKAVNPNIREEELEYLRNQMQELSTYLDASQLQLDAIRMVLVSHV
- a CDS encoding response regulator, whose amino-acid sequence is MTISVLICDDSAMARKQMARTLPKEWDVEITYATNGAEGLDVIRAGKGEVVFLDLNMPVMDGYEVLQTVQQNDLPALIIVVSGDIQIKAHERVKALGALDFIQKPVSADAISNILQEYGILTLTQKDQAEETPMIKVDMRDACQEIANVAMGRAADLLAKLLDVFVLLPIPNVNVLEVSELTMALKATEESSTVSALCQGFIGAGVAGEALLLFHDSSFQDMAKLMGLANPEDISTEIEVLIDTGNVLIGAFLNGISEQLDMKFSQAHPVVLGRHCTVNDLIHDNSEKWHRTLAMEINYRIENHNVQCDLLLLFTEDSIPTLSYKLGYLLD
- a CDS encoding crotonase/enoyl-CoA hydratase family protein, coding for MSEPCVQVTIENGIAYVQLNRPEKYNAINYLMFSQLDRAIKRIKSNLQIRLVILSGAGGHFSSGLDVKSVMSAPMQAFKLLFKWLPGNANLAQRVSLGWQGLPVPVIAVLEGCCYGGGMQIALGADFRIASPDSKLSIMEAKWGLVPDMAGLVALRQIMPKDQAMLLSLTAKVLSGEEASRLGLVTQLSDHPMLSAQQLAQELLNTSPDAAAAIKLSINRSWTASIRALLCRESWSQVRLLLGKNRAIAATRQLKDPNKAYQDRQSGW
- a CDS encoding DUF3530 family protein, which encodes MARIIPSVLSLALALASASLLAADPSTQAPAPNTQVPETSTQAPESAPESSPLAPESNAQAPETTPQNAETNQASKTPNGQAAAKRASSYLPASEIKQITIDDQPLELLVRSWEGRKKLGAAIILPATNGTADAPGLMAFVRRNINAAGWASLSLTPPTEPPAPNFATPATEVTSAGAAQLSSPSNKPSQKVKPEQSNKHLLEQEDFLVKSMSQLDSVGTDFPGKRVLITADQSAGLLISLLSQKKIADPDVLIVINPYSEDEARNQALAEKLAKLTMPILDIQSPDGHPASLETAEQRKSLAVTLEAPNYRQTTLALNLDNESAWQNCLSAIRGFAARMSGAN
- a CDS encoding sensor domain-containing diguanylate cyclase, yielding MSNDQSAMNELHWLIDMVQTIEVGLVVLDRDYNIQLWNGFMENHSGVSPNSIKGQNLFTRFPELPATWLKQKMESVFMLKNRAFISWEQRPYVFQFKNYRPITGRADFMYQNVTLLPLASLTGKITHISVIIYDVTDIAVNKLQLKAVNEQLERLSQTDGLTQLHNRRHWQQCLEHEFDLHARYSGMSSLVMIDIDHFKRINDTYGHVAGDKVIQHIAHILSHSLRETDCVGRYGGEEFAVVMPNTCGADALNFTERLRERIADSTIVYEGLKIKVTVSLGVCEIGKHITSSSGWISCSDKALYEAKQKGRNCSVLHTAQTSGY
- a CDS encoding PhoH family protein — translated: MEQDDRKLFVLDTNVLLHEPLAIYSFKEHDVVIPMTVLEELDQIKDRKSDVSRDARVAIRALEDTLGGDTTPEQIINGVPLPSREGHADAIGALSIFPDHLVDFTLGALPGDGNDNRIINTALHLQNLHHPRTVVLVTKDINMRLKAKGAGIQLVEDYRTDQLIDDIRFLSKGFYQFEGNFWEHLNKVSTERHGRHTIHEVPLKDLDNEPFYINQYLIDTESDFCGRVTERSDTHLHILDLGRERLKNLEAWGVKPKNVYQGMALQALLDPDIDLVILTGPAGCGKTLLAMAAALELVVERNRYDKVIVTRNTPEIAESIGFLPGTEEEKMMPWLAAITDTLEVLHKNDVNPTGSLNYIMEKANIQFKSINFMRGRSIQNSIVLLDECQNLTASQIKTMITRMGEGTKLICCGNLAQIDSNYLTAVTSGLTYIVERFKDFEGSANLYLNGVVRSRLAEYAEEHL
- the rraB gene encoding ribonuclease E inhibitor RraB translates to MSIESQLKAQLAENRDIVQALLDDGSEPDAEYTIEHHFSSSNFDRLEKAAVDAFKLGFEVNDAEEMELEDGSVIFCFDAIAYHKLEVALLDKATEQLLQLAAKQKVDYDGWGTYFVGDDIDDEEGDDEEDDGFPH